The following coding sequences lie in one Lentilactobacillus sp. SPB1-3 genomic window:
- a CDS encoding redox-sensing transcriptional repressor Rex, which yields MTAESIPKATAKRLPIYYRYLNILHDTGKERISSTELADAVQVDSATIRRDFSYFGALGKRGYGYDVDSLLSFFKQILNQEHLTNVGLVGVGNLGHALLNFNFHKDGNVRISAAFDSKDDIVNTIQDGVPVYPVSDLADQLQEQQIQVIILTVPSDYAQGVADQAVAGGVRGILNFTPIRISVPDQVLVQNVDLTNELQTLIYFIENFSK from the coding sequence GTGACGGCTGAAAGCATTCCCAAGGCAACCGCTAAGCGATTACCAATATATTACCGTTATTTAAATATTCTCCATGATACAGGAAAAGAAAGAATTTCTTCAACGGAACTTGCTGACGCTGTTCAGGTTGACTCAGCAACTATTCGACGTGATTTTTCTTATTTTGGAGCATTAGGTAAACGGGGCTATGGCTATGATGTTGATAGCTTACTTAGCTTTTTTAAACAAATTCTAAATCAAGAACATCTGACTAATGTTGGATTAGTTGGGGTTGGTAATTTAGGCCATGCCTTATTGAACTTTAATTTTCACAAGGATGGTAATGTTAGAATTTCCGCAGCTTTTGATTCAAAGGATGATATCGTAAATACCATCCAAGATGGGGTTCCAGTTTACCCAGTTAGTGATTTAGCTGATCAATTGCAAGAACAACAAATTCAGGTGATTATTTTAACCGTACCATCTGATTACGCACAAGGGGTTGCTGATCAAGCAGTAGCCGGAGGAGTTCGCGGGATTCTTAATTTCACACCAATTAGAATTTCAGTTCCAGACCAAGTGCTTGTTCAAAATGTCGATTTAACTAATGAATTACAAACATTAATTTACTTCATTGAAAACTTCAGCAAATAA
- a CDS encoding YigZ family protein gives MADKLLLTIKDNSTHELEIKKSRFICNLRRITDKNDAKEQIAQISHDNVKANHNCYAYVLGDNNEIQRESDNGEPSGTAGIPILEVLKKNNVKNVLAVVTRYFGGIKLGAGGLIRAYSNSASEAIENIGIVQLVNKKIIALTVEYPLFDKLNYYLQENSYPIKDTNYTDKVTVSVAVSEEQVDQFLESITNLLANQFQSKIGGSEIFEVDYNK, from the coding sequence TTGGCAGACAAACTTTTACTAACCATCAAAGATAACAGTACTCATGAACTAGAAATTAAGAAATCTAGATTCATTTGTAATTTAAGAAGAATTACAGACAAAAATGATGCTAAGGAACAAATCGCTCAAATTAGTCATGACAACGTTAAAGCCAACCATAATTGCTACGCCTACGTGCTTGGTGACAACAACGAAATTCAACGCGAAAGTGACAATGGCGAACCTTCAGGAACAGCCGGTATTCCAATCCTGGAAGTTTTAAAAAAGAATAACGTTAAAAATGTCTTGGCTGTGGTCACTAGATACTTCGGTGGTATTAAATTAGGTGCTGGCGGATTGATACGGGCTTACAGTAATTCTGCTTCAGAGGCGATTGAAAACATTGGCATTGTTCAATTAGTTAATAAGAAAATTATCGCGCTAACTGTTGAATATCCCCTCTTTGATAAACTAAATTATTATTTACAAGAAAATAGTTATCCAATTAAAGACACCAACTATACTGATAAAGTTACAGTTTCAGTGGCGGTTAGCGAGGAACAGGTTGATCAGTTTCTTGAATCAATAACTAATCTTTTAGCTAACCAATTTCAAAGTAAGATTGGTGGAAGTGAAATATTCGAAGTTGATTACAACAAATAA
- the lrgB gene encoding antiholin-like protein LrgB, with amino-acid sequence MQTTILTYLGTPIFGICLSLAVFLLGQWLFKISHGLFIFQPLFVGMVLGIFILWLMAKAFGVDVTWFYTNAYKPGGDIIFWFLNPATIAFAVPLYKRNDVVKRFWLEILLSLIVGLFISLFIIYGVAKVLGLDNNGIASLLPQAATTAIAMPISGAIGGTPAITAMACILNAVLIYALASWLVKIFRLKEPIGVGLGLGTAGHTVGSAKAIQIGSVPGAMAAIAVVIISIVVNLVVPTFAHMMGL; translated from the coding sequence ATGCAAACAACAATTCTTACGTATCTTGGAACCCCAATATTTGGGATTTGTTTATCTTTGGCCGTATTCTTACTAGGTCAATGGCTATTCAAAATTAGTCACGGTTTATTTATTTTCCAACCATTATTTGTTGGAATGGTTTTAGGTATTTTTATTCTATGGTTAATGGCTAAAGCATTTGGAGTTGACGTTACTTGGTTCTATACTAACGCTTACAAGCCTGGTGGAGATATCATTTTCTGGTTCTTGAACCCTGCAACTATTGCCTTCGCTGTACCTTTGTACAAACGAAACGATGTTGTTAAACGTTTCTGGCTAGAAATTCTACTTTCACTAATCGTTGGACTATTCATTTCACTATTTATCATTTACGGAGTTGCTAAGGTTCTTGGTCTTGACAACAATGGTATTGCTTCACTTCTTCCACAAGCAGCTACTACTGCGATTGCTATGCCTATCTCTGGTGCTATTGGCGGAACTCCTGCAATTACTGCTATGGCATGTATCTTGAACGCCGTATTAATTTACGCATTAGCATCATGGTTAGTTAAGATCTTCCGTCTTAAAGAACCTATCGGAGTGGGACTTGGTTTAGGAACTGCCGGACATACTGTTGGTTCAGCTAAAGCTATCCAAATCGGTTCTGTACCTGGTGCTATGGCCGCAATTGCCGTGGTTATTATTTCTATCGTTGTTAACTTGGTTGTACCAACCTTCGCTCACATGATGGGACTATAA
- a CDS encoding DEAD/DEAH box helicase, which yields MDTLSKLATVREPNQFEKIDCPLQWDGQLTNDQQRCSNKIKQVIQTNGYHLLWAVTGAGKTEMLFAGIAQALAEGKRVALASPRIDVINELLPRFKAAFPRTDICLLHGQVETGYRYCQLTICTTHQLMKFYRAFDVLVIDEVDVFPYAGNKMLHYAADKAIKTNACQLYLTATPDDILMKQIKNKQIGVSYLPRRYHGFPLPEITTVKIKKMRTLIEKRKLPKTIIEKIAQIIDTQALLIFVPKIADLASVAETLKRANPNWRSTTVYSADPERIEKVQMMRDGKLDFLITTTILERGVTFKNLSVIVISADNDIFSASSLVQIAGRVGRNAAFPTGKVIFYIEQINSSIKSAQAQIKKMNGMANVD from the coding sequence ATGGACACGTTATCAAAGTTAGCGACGGTTCGGGAGCCAAATCAGTTCGAGAAAATTGACTGTCCACTACAATGGGATGGTCAACTAACTAATGACCAACAGAGATGTTCTAATAAAATCAAGCAAGTGATCCAAACAAATGGGTATCATTTGTTATGGGCCGTTACTGGTGCCGGGAAGACCGAGATGCTATTTGCTGGAATTGCCCAAGCGTTGGCAGAGGGGAAGCGGGTCGCACTTGCTTCACCCAGGATCGATGTAATCAATGAATTGCTTCCTAGATTTAAAGCGGCATTTCCAAGGACTGATATTTGTTTGCTTCATGGTCAAGTTGAGACAGGTTATCGATATTGTCAGTTGACGATTTGTACTACTCATCAATTAATGAAGTTTTATCGAGCCTTTGATGTGTTAGTCATTGATGAAGTGGACGTATTTCCGTATGCCGGTAATAAAATGCTGCATTATGCAGCAGATAAGGCCATTAAAACTAATGCGTGTCAGTTATACTTAACCGCTACTCCGGATGACATATTAATGAAGCAAATTAAAAATAAGCAGATCGGAGTGAGCTATCTACCTAGAAGATACCACGGTTTTCCACTACCAGAGATCACTACCGTCAAAATTAAAAAAATGCGGACTTTGATTGAAAAGAGAAAACTCCCTAAAACTATTATTGAAAAGATAGCCCAAATAATCGACACGCAAGCCCTATTGATTTTTGTACCCAAAATTGCTGACCTCGCATCAGTGGCTGAAACTTTAAAGCGTGCTAATCCAAATTGGCGATCCACGACCGTGTATTCAGCGGACCCTGAACGAATTGAAAAAGTGCAGATGATGAGGGATGGTAAACTAGATTTTTTAATCACGACAACGATTTTGGAACGCGGCGTAACTTTTAAAAACCTGAGTGTGATAGTTATTAGTGCTGACAACGACATTTTTAGTGCTTCATCCCTCGTCCAAATCGCCGGAAGAGTAGGTAGAAATGCTGCTTTCCCAACTGGTAAGGTGATTTTTTACATTGAACAGATAAATAGTTCGATTAAATCTGCCCAAGCGCAAATCAAAAAAATGAATGGTATGGCCAATGTCGATTGA
- the groL gene encoding chaperonin GroEL (60 kDa chaperone family; promotes refolding of misfolded polypeptides especially under stressful conditions; forms two stacked rings of heptamers to form a barrel-shaped 14mer; ends can be capped by GroES; misfolded proteins enter the barrel where they are refolded when GroES binds), whose translation MAKEIKFSEDARTKMLAGVDKLANTVKTTIGPKGRNVVLEQTAGNPTITNDGVTIAKSIELPDHFENMGAKLVSEVASKTNDIAGDGTTTATVLTQAIVNEGMKNVTAGANPVGIRRGIEKATKAAVEALHNMSHDVETKDDIAQIASISSADAEVGKLIADAMEKVGNDGVITIEESRGVDTSLDVVEGMQFDRGYLSQYMVTDNEKMEADLDNPYVLVTDKKVTNIQDILPLLQSIVEQGRSLLIIADDIGGEALPTLVLNKMRGTFNVVAVKAPGFGDRRKDQLQDIAILTGATVITDDLGLNLKDTTIDQLGQAGKINVTKDSTMIVEGSGAKDQINARIEEIKNQIETTTSDFDRDKLKERLAKLSGGVAVVRVGAATETELKERKYRIEDALNATRAAVEEGFVPGGGTALINVMESINNVEASGDEATGVKIVRRALEEPVRQIAENAGIEGSVIVEKLKNEKQGIGYNAAEDKFEDMIAAGIVDPTKVTRSALQNAASVSALLLTTEAVVADEPSDDAPQAPMPAPGMGM comes from the coding sequence ATGGCAAAAGAAATTAAGTTCTCTGAAGATGCTAGAACAAAGATGCTTGCCGGTGTCGACAAGTTAGCAAATACTGTAAAGACTACTATTGGTCCTAAGGGACGCAACGTTGTTTTGGAACAAACTGCTGGTAACCCAACAATTACTAATGATGGTGTAACTATCGCTAAGTCAATTGAATTACCAGATCATTTCGAAAACATGGGTGCAAAGTTAGTTTCTGAAGTTGCTTCAAAGACTAATGATATCGCTGGTGATGGTACAACCACTGCCACTGTTTTGACTCAAGCAATCGTTAATGAAGGTATGAAGAACGTTACTGCCGGTGCTAATCCAGTTGGTATCCGTCGCGGAATTGAAAAGGCTACTAAAGCCGCTGTTGAAGCACTTCACAACATGTCACATGATGTTGAAACTAAAGATGATATTGCACAAATCGCATCAATCTCTTCAGCTGACGCAGAAGTTGGTAAGTTAATTGCCGACGCTATGGAAAAAGTTGGTAACGATGGTGTTATTACTATTGAAGAGTCACGTGGTGTTGATACTAGCCTTGATGTTGTTGAAGGTATGCAATTCGACCGTGGTTACTTATCACAATACATGGTTACTGATAACGAAAAGATGGAAGCAGATTTAGATAATCCATACGTTTTAGTTACTGATAAAAAGGTTACTAACATTCAAGATATTCTTCCATTGCTTCAATCAATCGTTGAACAAGGCCGTTCACTTCTTATCATCGCTGATGATATTGGTGGTGAAGCTCTTCCTACATTAGTTCTTAACAAGATGAGAGGAACATTCAACGTTGTTGCTGTTAAGGCACCTGGTTTTGGTGATCGTCGTAAGGATCAACTACAAGATATCGCTATTTTGACTGGAGCTACAGTTATTACTGATGATCTTGGTTTGAACCTTAAGGACACTACTATTGATCAACTTGGTCAAGCTGGTAAGATCAATGTAACTAAGGACTCAACTATGATTGTTGAAGGTTCAGGCGCTAAGGATCAAATCAACGCTCGAATCGAAGAAATCAAGAACCAAATTGAAACTACTACATCTGACTTTGACCGTGATAAGTTAAAGGAACGTCTTGCTAAGTTATCTGGTGGGGTTGCCGTTGTTCGTGTCGGTGCTGCTACTGAAACTGAATTAAAAGAACGCAAGTACAGAATCGAAGATGCTCTTAATGCAACTCGTGCCGCTGTTGAAGAAGGATTCGTTCCTGGTGGTGGTACTGCATTGATCAACGTTATGGAAAGTATCAATAACGTTGAAGCTTCAGGAGACGAAGCAACTGGTGTTAAGATCGTTCGTCGTGCACTTGAAGAACCTGTTCGTCAAATTGCTGAAAATGCCGGAATCGAAGGCTCAGTAATTGTTGAAAAACTTAAGAATGAAAAACAAGGAATTGGATACAATGCCGCAGAAGATAAGTTCGAAGATATGATTGCTGCCGGAATTGTTGACCCAACCAAAGTTACTCGTTCAGCTCTTCAAAACGCTGCATCTGTTTCAGCATTGTTATTAACTACTGAAGCAGTTGTTGCTGATGAACCAAGTGACGATGCACCACAAGCACCAATGCCAGCCCCAGGAATGGGAATGTAA
- the groES gene encoding co-chaperone GroES, which produces MLKPLGDRVIIETQEEEEKTVGGIVLASNAKEKPQTGKVVAVGSGRVLDNGNTVAPIVKAGDEVMFDKYAGTEVEDGDNSYLVLHEKDIVAIVE; this is translated from the coding sequence GTGTTAAAACCATTAGGAGATCGCGTTATCATTGAAACGCAAGAAGAAGAAGAAAAAACAGTTGGTGGAATTGTGTTAGCAAGTAACGCAAAAGAAAAGCCTCAAACTGGTAAGGTTGTTGCTGTTGGCTCTGGTCGAGTTTTGGACAACGGTAATACTGTTGCCCCAATCGTTAAAGCTGGGGACGAAGTAATGTTCGATAAATATGCAGGTACTGAGGTTGAAGACGGCGACAACTCCTATTTAGTTTTACATGAAAAAGATATTGTTGCTATCGTTGAATAG
- a CDS encoding APC family permease, which produces MWRYIKRLLIGKPLKTADEGGQSLTKFKALALLSSDALSSVAYGTEQITTVLITLSAAAMMYQIWVAALVLVLLAAITLSYQQIIHAYPSGGGAYVVASTNWGKSAGLVAGGSLLVDYMLTVAVSTTSATEAITSAIPSLYQHRVLISCMIVVGIMLLNLRGMRESASFLTLPVYLFILIILGMIIYGIFQITTGHIEYHAAANVGSPVAGMTLILFFRAFSSGSSSLTGVEAISNAVPNFKQPKSKNASGTLAIMATILAVFFGGITFLSFYMGIAPNAHVTVLSQIGEGVLGHGLLYYLLQLSTAMILAVAANTGFSAFPILAYNLAKDKYLPHAYLDKGDRLGYSNGIISLALGAIILIQIFNGKTNSLIPLYAVGVFVPFTLSQSGMIIHWFRNRGKSWPLKMTINFIGAFISLALVVFLFLLRFGNVWPYLIVMPLVLRLFYKINAHYKKVAKQLRVSDDATELTPVHHFDGSTVIVLVGGVTKVTARAVSYAQSIGDYVIAMHVSFDADPEKEHEISEQFRKEFPDVRFVDIHSSYRSITQPALRFCDVIAKRAADRNYSTTVLVPQFVPHHRWEHILHNQTSLRLRAILNSRQNIIVSTYNYHLRE; this is translated from the coding sequence ATGTGGCGATATATAAAACGGCTTCTAATTGGGAAACCGTTAAAAACTGCCGATGAAGGTGGTCAATCGTTAACAAAATTCAAGGCTTTGGCCTTATTGTCATCTGATGCGTTATCATCAGTTGCATATGGTACCGAGCAAATTACAACTGTGTTAATTACACTATCTGCAGCGGCCATGATGTATCAAATTTGGGTTGCTGCGTTGGTTTTAGTACTGTTAGCTGCAATAACACTGTCGTATCAACAAATTATTCACGCTTACCCATCTGGTGGGGGTGCATATGTTGTTGCCAGTACCAACTGGGGCAAGTCAGCAGGATTAGTAGCCGGAGGATCACTGTTAGTTGACTATATGTTAACTGTGGCGGTTTCAACCACCTCTGCTACTGAAGCTATTACTTCAGCGATTCCATCTTTGTATCAGCATCGAGTTTTGATCTCGTGTATGATCGTGGTTGGTATTATGCTTTTGAACTTACGAGGAATGCGGGAGTCGGCTTCATTCCTGACTTTACCAGTTTACTTGTTTATTTTGATAATTTTAGGAATGATTATTTACGGAATTTTCCAAATTACCACGGGTCATATTGAATATCACGCAGCGGCTAACGTTGGTTCGCCAGTTGCTGGTATGACCTTAATTCTGTTCTTTAGGGCGTTTTCTAGTGGTTCTTCGTCACTTACTGGGGTTGAAGCCATCAGTAATGCGGTGCCAAACTTCAAACAGCCTAAGAGTAAGAATGCTTCTGGAACATTGGCTATTATGGCCACGATTTTGGCGGTATTCTTTGGTGGAATCACATTCCTAAGTTTCTACATGGGAATTGCACCTAACGCTCATGTCACTGTTCTTTCACAAATTGGTGAGGGCGTACTTGGACATGGACTTCTATACTACCTATTGCAACTTTCAACAGCCATGATTTTGGCAGTGGCTGCTAATACCGGTTTCTCAGCATTTCCAATTTTGGCCTACAACCTGGCCAAAGATAAGTATCTTCCTCATGCATACCTAGATAAGGGTGATCGACTTGGTTACTCTAACGGAATTATCTCATTGGCATTGGGTGCCATTATCTTGATTCAAATCTTTAATGGTAAAACTAATTCATTGATTCCATTGTATGCAGTCGGAGTGTTCGTGCCATTTACGTTATCTCAATCCGGAATGATTATCCATTGGTTCCGTAATCGTGGTAAGAGTTGGCCACTAAAGATGACGATTAATTTCATTGGAGCATTTATCTCCTTGGCCTTAGTTGTCTTCTTGTTCTTACTGAGATTTGGTAATGTTTGGCCATATTTGATCGTTATGCCACTTGTTTTGAGATTGTTCTACAAGATCAACGCTCATTATAAGAAGGTTGCTAAGCAGTTACGTGTTTCTGATGACGCTACTGAATTAACACCAGTTCATCATTTTGATGGTTCCACTGTCATAGTTTTAGTTGGTGGAGTTACCAAGGTAACGGCGCGAGCAGTGAGCTACGCACAATCGATTGGTGACTATGTAATTGCAATGCATGTATCGTTTGATGCTGATCCTGAAAAGGAACATGAAATCTCTGAGCAATTTAGAAAAGAATTTCCAGATGTTAGATTCGTTGATATCCATTCTTCGTATCGTTCAATCACTCAACCAGCGCTTCGTTTCTGTGATGTTATCGCTAAACGAGCTGCTGATCGTAACTATTCAACGACTGTGCTTGTACCGCAATTCGTTCCTCATCACAGATGGGAACATATCTTGCATAACCAGACCAGTCTTCGATTGAGGGCAATCCTTAATTCACGCCAAAATATCATTGTTTCGACTTATAATTACCACTTACGTGAGTAG
- the hpf gene encoding ribosome hibernation-promoting factor, HPF/YfiA family, protein MLDFNIRGENIEVTQAIREYVEKRISKLEKYFESDVKNIAHVNLKVYPNKQAKVEVTIPLPYLTLRAEEMSNDLYASIDLVTDKLERQIRKYKTKVNRKSREKGFKNLEFASADQDVSTDSDDSDATTDSTFEVVRNKRVSLKPMDNEEAILQMDMLGHDFFIYEDAETSEIDIVYRRNDGRYGLIETGD, encoded by the coding sequence ATGTTAGATTTTAACATTCGAGGAGAAAACATTGAAGTAACGCAGGCAATTCGTGAGTATGTTGAAAAGCGAATTAGCAAGTTAGAGAAGTACTTTGAAAGTGATGTGAAAAACATCGCTCACGTAAACTTGAAAGTATATCCGAACAAGCAGGCTAAAGTAGAAGTAACCATTCCTTTACCATACTTGACTCTACGTGCAGAAGAGATGTCCAATGATCTTTATGCTAGTATCGATTTGGTAACTGATAAGCTAGAGAGACAGATTAGAAAGTACAAGACTAAGGTAAATCGTAAGTCTCGTGAAAAAGGATTCAAGAACTTAGAGTTTGCTTCTGCAGACCAAGATGTTTCTACTGATTCAGATGACTCAGATGCAACTACGGATTCAACTTTTGAAGTTGTTAGAAATAAGCGAGTTTCATTGAAGCCAATGGATAACGAAGAAGCTATCTTGCAAATGGATATGCTGGGTCATGATTTCTTTATCTATGAAGATGCTGAAACATCCGAAATTGACATTGTATATCGTCGTAATGATGGTCGTTATGGTTTGATTGAAACTGGCGACTAG
- a CDS encoding glycosyltransferase family 4 protein — MRLEIIVTLLGTMIISAVLTPFVRRLAFKVGAVDKPNARRVNKIPMPTIGGFAIFLAYTFSTMVLLRNQMPTRELWGIFGGEVIIILTGLIDDIFELKPRQKMIGISAAALWVYFFAGVRMTTVTLPFFTIHLGWLSLPITWLWIAAITNAVNLIDGLDGLATGVGIIGLTTMGITGMFFLNIGNIFVSIMIFTLVAACIGFLPYNFFPARIYLGDTGALFIGFMISVFSLFGLKNATFITVLIPVMILGVPITDTVFAIFRRLLNREPISHADKRHLHHRLMQMGLTHRQTVLVIYGIALIFSFISLLYPISTLWGSVLLTIASLVGLELFVETIGLMGESRQPLLNGIKKLVKDTTSKSNH; from the coding sequence TTGAGACTTGAAATAATTGTCACATTATTAGGTACCATGATTATCTCCGCGGTGTTAACACCGTTCGTCAGGCGATTAGCTTTTAAAGTTGGTGCTGTTGATAAACCTAACGCCAGAAGGGTGAATAAAATTCCGATGCCAACCATTGGCGGGTTTGCAATCTTTTTAGCGTACACCTTCTCAACGATGGTGTTATTAAGAAACCAGATGCCAACAAGGGAGTTATGGGGAATATTTGGTGGAGAAGTAATAATTATTTTAACTGGGCTTATTGATGATATTTTCGAATTAAAACCCAGACAAAAAATGATTGGTATTTCTGCTGCCGCACTATGGGTTTATTTTTTTGCAGGCGTCCGTATGACAACTGTGACCTTACCTTTCTTCACGATTCATTTGGGTTGGCTCTCATTACCAATTACTTGGTTATGGATTGCTGCAATTACCAATGCAGTGAACTTGATTGATGGTTTGGATGGTTTAGCAACTGGAGTTGGAATTATCGGTTTAACGACGATGGGAATCACTGGTATGTTCTTCCTTAATATCGGTAACATCTTCGTTTCAATCATGATCTTCACTCTGGTTGCTGCATGTATTGGCTTTTTGCCATATAACTTTTTCCCAGCCAGAATTTATTTGGGCGATACCGGAGCATTGTTCATTGGTTTCATGATTTCAGTCTTTTCGTTGTTTGGGTTAAAAAACGCAACGTTTATTACAGTGTTGATTCCTGTAATGATTTTGGGAGTACCGATTACAGATACTGTATTTGCTATTTTCAGAAGGTTACTGAACCGTGAACCAATTTCGCATGCTGATAAGCGTCATTTACATCACCGCTTAATGCAAATGGGATTGACCCATCGACAAACTGTCTTGGTAATCTATGGAATTGCGTTGATCTTCTCGTTTATTTCATTACTATATCCGATATCAACATTGTGGGGTTCAGTCTTATTGACGATCGCATCCCTAGTCGGTTTGGAATTATTTGTCGAAACCATCGGGTTGATGGGCGAGTCACGCCAACCACTATTGAATGGTATTAAAAAACTCGTTAAGGATACAACTAGTAAGAGCAATCACTAA
- a CDS encoding ComF family protein, which produces METNTICHDCQKWNDQNSVFVNTAMFEYDEFMKEFMYQYKFNGDYRLRLIFATCIKDFIRSHFKKTNLVVVPIPVSMTTMNTRGFNQVCGLLEYVNYQECLTVKSIDKPLQSHKNRQGRLSTAQPFELINSTTKNLAGKNILIVDDVYTTGTTIRHAVKALEEVHPASILGMTLSR; this is translated from the coding sequence ATGGAGACTAACACTATATGTCACGATTGCCAGAAATGGAATGATCAAAACAGTGTTTTTGTTAATACGGCGATGTTTGAGTATGATGAATTCATGAAAGAATTTATGTATCAATATAAGTTCAATGGTGACTACCGATTAAGATTGATTTTTGCTACATGCATTAAAGATTTTATAAGGTCTCATTTTAAAAAGACAAACTTGGTAGTCGTCCCCATCCCAGTATCAATGACTACCATGAATACGCGAGGGTTTAATCAAGTTTGTGGCTTGTTAGAATATGTAAACTATCAAGAATGTCTAACGGTTAAAAGCATCGACAAACCGCTTCAATCACATAAGAATCGTCAAGGCAGATTATCGACTGCTCAGCCGTTTGAGCTTATAAATTCTACCACGAAAAATTTAGCAGGGAAAAACATTTTAATTGTGGATGATGTGTACACTACTGGAACCACTATTAGGCATGCTGTTAAAGCATTAGAGGAGGTTCATCCGGCGAGTATTTTGGGGATGACTCTATCAAGATGA
- a CDS encoding CidA/LrgA family protein gives MADKQNTAQVEPKEAPILVQMGIFAAVLFVSSLISPLFPKSFPVPTPVIGLILLYLLLVLHIVKVEWVEKFADFMISMIAFLFVPSGIQLTASLDIMKAQGLQLVIAIIISTVVLLVVVAYTTSFFIMIRKNVFHRDANVEE, from the coding sequence ATGGCTGATAAACAAAACACTGCACAAGTTGAACCTAAAGAAGCACCAATTTTAGTGCAAATGGGTATCTTTGCTGCAGTTTTATTTGTTTCTAGTTTAATTTCACCATTGTTCCCTAAATCATTCCCAGTTCCAACACCAGTTATTGGATTAATTTTATTATACTTATTACTTGTTTTACACATCGTAAAGGTTGAATGGGTTGAAAAATTCGCCGACTTTATGATTAGCATGATTGCATTCTTGTTCGTTCCATCAGGTATTCAATTAACAGCTTCATTGGATATCATGAAGGCCCAAGGATTACAATTAGTTATTGCAATTATTATTTCAACCGTTGTCTTACTTGTTGTTGTTGCTTACACCACATCATTCTTCATCATGATTCGCAAGAATGTATTCCACAGAGACGCAAACGTTGAAGAATAA